GACCTCGCGAAACTGGTCATGGGGTGCGCCACACTGAATACAGATCATCGGCGCTTCTTTGCCGTAATGAACATAACCGCATACCTTGCAGACGAATTTTTTCATTCCCTTCCTCGTGTTTTGGTATTACCCGTTGTGCTGCTCCTTTGTGCTGCTCCTTGAAATCGCAGAATATTGTTGGCCCCGGCTGACAACGCCGAAACGAAACGGGAAAAGCACCCCGGAGATATCAATCATAGCATGCCTGTTCAGCCAATTCTTTCAAGGGCTCGTGCGGCCAGATGTCCGACTGAATATTGTTCAAGACTGCGATCTGCATAGACGGAAATCTGTTTTTCATCCCCGGTCAGTCCGGAAAGACGCCCTTTGGCCTCGACTGCCTTCAGGTTCCCCAGTGCCCGGCAGGCAAGGCCGCGGACCGTGGGATCTCCGGAGTCGAGATAGGGCAGCAGATATCGGACAGCATTTTTCTCCCGCAACAGCTCCGGGCGAACTTCCGCGAGCCTGCCGATCCCCCACATCAAGCCGCGCTGCAACATCTCAAGTTCCAGGAAATTCCCGTCCTCCCGCATATTGGCTACCAGCATATGACCATATTCTTCTGCCAGTCTCCGATGACAGGCCATGACCTCGCCCATTGCCTCCGGTGCTCCCCAGCCGATCCCACCGGACTCGTCATTCAGCATCCACATGAACCGCCGCATCACGACCCGGCCGTCTTCCATTTCGTTGTCGGCGAGAGCCACTACCAGATTCCCGACGCCGGTCACCGCCAGCCAGCGTACCAGTTCATGATCATTGCAGAAACAACCAATCAGAAGATTCAGCATCCTTTTGGCGGAACAGCTCTCGCGCATGGCAAGCACTGCGTCAAGCTCGCCATTTTTCAGGAGCCGGACAATCTCCTTTTTCAGGGCACGCTCGTTCATTTCTGATCTCCGCCGGAAATCAGGTCGCGCAATCTTTCCGCCAGCCGCTCGGAAGAAAAAAGCAGCGATTCGATATCGAGATAGTCGAGAGCGTTCGTGTCGTAGAGAATCTTGACCTTCGCCGGGAAACCGTCCTCCGACTCCTCTTCCCAGAAGAGGATGCGCTGGGGAATCATCGGTAAGACCTGAAACTCGATGGCAAGAGAGGTTGACTCGCCGGAACAGGGGATCCCTCCGGCCAGAGCCGCTTTCTCAATCAGCAATTGCCGGGTCCGTCCGGAGAAAAGATCGGCCAGGGGGTTTTCACCATAGGTGGCCAGAGTCCTGACCTTGGAGATGGAGTTGGGCATGCTCTCCATGCCGATCCACTCTCTACGGGCAAATGGCACCGAATCCGCTTTGTTATCGCCCTGGCCGCATATCGCGATATTGCGTCCCGAACTCTGCCGTGCGTCTCCGGCACCCTTTGCCCGTATATCAAGGATGCCGCCTCCGGAATGGACGTAATTATAAAGAAGGATCTGATCGCGGGGATCTTCCGGGTCGGCACCATCAAGCAGGATGCCAAGTCTGGAGAGAAGGACATCCTGCCCGAGATATGGAAAGCGGAGGGTACCGCCCTGATCGGCAAGATATGTTGCGCCGATTTGCGGCGCAAGCACGGCAAAATCAAGATCCGCAATCTTGCCTTTGAGATGTTCGACCAGGGCCAGATCCCGCTCTTCGGCGGCATTTTCCAGCGCCACCCCGGATGTTTCGATCACGAGCCCTTCGAGATTGATATAGGGGCACTTTTCCGGATCAGTGCCCGTTGAAACCACCGAGGCCGCAAAGGCCAGGCAGGTCGGGTAGCCGCATTCACCACAGTTGTTCTTCGGTGTCCGGGCAACTACCGCGAGCGGGTTCATTACTCAAGCTCTTTGGCGGCCGCAATCACGTCCCGGGCAAGCTGGCGACACGCATCGAAATCTTCTTCCCGAGGCACATTCTTGACCTTGAGCCCCGGATGGGCAAGGGGCAGCTTGATCCCCTCGATCGCCTCGTTGATGTGCTTGACCGCCTCACCGCTCCAGCCGTAGGAACCAAAGCAGGCAACCACCTTGTTCTTGGGCCTGAGCCCTTTGAAATAAGTGAGGAAATCGGCCATTTTCGGCAGCATATTGTTGTTCAGGGTCGATGAGCCGAGGATCAGGGCCCTGGCATCGAGAACATCGGTCATGATATCACTGCGATGGTTGACCTTGAGATTCTTCATTTTCACCTCAAAGCCGCCCCGGGCCAGTTCGCTGGCAATGGCCTTGGCCA
The window above is part of the Pseudomonadota bacterium genome. Proteins encoded here:
- a CDS encoding DUF3786 domain-containing protein translates to MNPLAVVARTPKNNCGECGYPTCLAFAASVVSTGTDPEKCPYINLEGLVIETSGVALENAAEERDLALVEHLKGKIADLDFAVLAPQIGATYLADQGGTLRFPYLGQDVLLSRLGILLDGADPEDPRDQILLYNYVHSGGGILDIRAKGAGDARQSSGRNIAICGQGDNKADSVPFARREWIGMESMPNSISKVRTLATYGENPLADLFSGRTRQLLIEKAALAGGIPCSGESTSLAIEFQVLPMIPQRILFWEEESEDGFPAKVKILYDTNALDYLDIESLLFSSERLAERLRDLISGGDQK
- a CDS encoding HEAT repeat domain-containing protein, with protein sequence MNERALKKEIVRLLKNGELDAVLAMRESCSAKRMLNLLIGCFCNDHELVRWLAVTGVGNLVVALADNEMEDGRVVMRRFMWMLNDESGGIGWGAPEAMGEVMACHRRLAEEYGHMLVANMREDGNFLELEMLQRGLMWGIGRLAEVRPELLREKNAVRYLLPYLDSGDPTVRGLACRALGNLKAVEAKGRLSGLTGDEKQISVYADRSLEQYSVGHLAARALERIG